One Cucumis sativus cultivar 9930 chromosome 1, Cucumber_9930_V3, whole genome shotgun sequence DNA segment encodes these proteins:
- the LOC101215981 gene encoding uncharacterized protein LOC101215981, with protein MSTIKTMLFHHWFLQFTLIVTLFLNLEAIQINHQTLKTQSFLSPLFTLTPGSVIEKFYYNLNFPKGHIAIKSFDAEVVDEQGNPVSLFDTYLHHWTLVRYYQHNKTTTTNHTTNTNSIIIAGNNGVCQPNTLSYFYGMGTEARKTSNFLPDPYGIEVGNEKEVPLGFEEKWVLNVHAIDTRGVVDRVGCLECKCSLYDVSKDELDDDYIGGFKCCYDKAQCKVREGYNGEERNLYMKYTVQWVDWDDDFVIPVKVYVIDVTDTWKPSMDSSGLISQEHDCKVEYDVESCSLKNKLHGKCNANKRSKVMFQDTGFIVYGAAHQHIGATGATLYGEDGRVLCSSSPIYGEGDEIGNEEGYIVGMSTCYPKLGDVKINKGEIGSFVSKYDPTQNHTGVMGIFSIVVATKLPNSLSHMEV; from the exons aTAAAAACAATGTTATTCCATCATTggtttctccaatttacactCATAGTGACACTATTCCTAAACTTGGAAGCCATTCAAATAAACCACCAAACCCTAAAGACCCAATCTTTTCTCTCCCCATTATTCACTTTAACTCCTGGCTCAGTAATTGAAAAATTCTACTACAATCTCAACTTTCCCAAAGGCCATATTGCAATAAAGAGCTTTGATGCTGAAGTTGTCGATGAACAAGGTAACCCCGTCTCGCTTTTCGACACATATCTCCATCATTGGACACTCGTAAGATATTACCAACACAACAAAACCACAACAACAAATCATACAACAAATACAAACTCTATTATTATCGCGGGTAATAATGGAGTTTGCCAACCAAATACATTATCGTATTTTTATGGTATGGGAACCGAAGCGAggaaaacatcaaattttcttcCTGACCCATATGGAATTGAAGTTGGGAATGAAAAGGAAGTTCCTTTAGGGTTTGAAGAGAAGTGGGTTCTTAATGTTCATGCCATTGATACTAGAGGTGTGGTGGATAGAGTTGGATGTCTTGAGTGTAAATGTAGTTTGTATGATGTTAGCAAAGATGAATTGGATGATGATTATATAGGAGgatttaaatgttgttatgaTAAAGCTCAATGTAAAGTGAGGGAAGGTTATAATGGAGAGGAAAGGAATTTGTATATGAAATATACAGTGCAATGGGTTGATTGGGATGATGATTTTGTGATTCCTGTTAAAGTTTATGTAATTGATGTGACTGATACTTGGAAGCCGTCGATGGACTCATCGGGATTAATATCTCAAGAACATGACTGTAAG GTTGAGTATGATGTAGAATCTTGCTCCCTCAAAAACAAGTTGCATGGGAAGTGTAATGCTAACAAAAGGTCAAAGGTGATGTTTCAAGACACTGGATTCATTGTGTATGGAGCGGCTCATCAACACATTGGTGCAACCGGTGCAACCCTCTACGGAGAG GATGGAAGAGTTTTATGTTCCTCGTCACCAATATATGGAGAAGGAGACGAAATAGGAAATGAAGAAGGATATATTGTTGGAATGTCAACTTGTTATCCAAAATTAGGGGATGTGAAGATTAATAAAGGAGAAATAGGGAGTTTTGTATCAAAGTATGATCCTACACAAAACCACACAGGTGTTATGGGTATCTTTAGTATTGTGGTTGCTACCAAATTACCTAACTCATTGTCTCACATGGAAGTATGA